ATGATGTTACTATTAATGGGTGGCGCTGAGATTGCTCTTGCAGGGTCAAATCCGCTCTCTACACAAGATGATGTTGCTGCAGAGCTTGTTAGGAGAGGTGTTCATGTTTATGCTTGGAGGAGGGAGACTGAGGACGAGTACTATTGGGCTTTAAATAAGGTTTATGAGTTTAGTCCTAACATAACAATGGATGATGGCGGAGATTTAACTGTACTGCTCCATAAAAATAAAGCGAGTAATGTATGGGGAGGTACTGAAGAGACTACTACGGGTGTTTATAGGCTTAAAGCTTTAGAACGCGAAGGACTTTTATTATATCCAATAATAGCTGTAAATGATGCTAAGACTAAATATCTTTTTGATAACAGGTATGGGACTGGGCAAAGTGCTCTTGATGGCATAATGCGGGCTACTAATATGCTCATTTCTGGTAAAACTGTTGTTGTTGCTGGTTATGGATGGGTTGGTAGAGGTATAGCTGTGAGAGCAAGAGGATTAGGTGCCAGAGTTATAGTTGTAGAGGCAGATCCAATAAAGGCTTTAGAGGCTGTTATGGATGGGTATGAAGTTATGAACATGAATGAAGCTTCAATTCGCGGTGATATATTCATTACAGCAACTGGAAATACTAGCGTAATACGTGCTGAACACATGAGAAAAATGAAAGACGGTGTTGTGCTCGCGAACGCGGGTCACTTTAATGTGGAGGTTTCTGTGCGGGATCTAGAATTGCTTTCAAAAAGTAGTTATGAGGTAAGAAAGAATGTGAAAGCGTACGTTCTGCAAGATGGAAAGCGTATTTACCTAATAGCTGAGGGAAGGTTAGTGAATCTAGTTGCTGCAGAAGGACATCCGAGTGAAGTTATGGATATGTCATTTTCATTACAAGCTTTGTCAGTAAAATATTTAGTTGAAAATAAGGATAGATTAAAAAAAGCTGTTTATAACGTACCTGAGGATATTGATAAACTTGTTGCGACCCTTAAACTGCAATCTATGGGAGTAACCATTGAAAAATTAACGGAAGAGCAGGAGAAGTATCTTAAAAGTTGGTCACTAGGTACATAGGAGCCTACTTTTATGCACGTTTTAATGTATACGTGGGAATTCCCTCCAAGAATTGTAGGAGGTCTAGCACGTCATGTCTATCATCTTTCTAGGGCGTTAGCAAGAAAAGGTGTTGAAGTAACAGTAATTACGCTAGAATTTCCCGGAGCATCGTGGAGTGAAGTAACCGATAATGTAAACGTTGAACGAGTAAGAGTTGAGGTTGGGCATCCAAGTTTTCTTTCCTGGATTTTCCTTTTTAACCATTTCATGGAAAAACGATTTGCATTATTAAAAAAATCAGTAGATATAATCCATGGTCACGACTGGCTCGTCTCGTTGGCATCAATATCCACAAAACATTTCATCAATAAACCACTCGTATTCACGTATCATAGTACTGAACGTGGGCGCGTAGGAACATTATCTACGCCAGACTCTTTTACGATAGATGGATTAGAATGGTGGTGTGGATATGAGGCGTCCAGCGTCATCGTTACCAGTAGGTCTATGATGAATGAAGTTGCGAATTCATTCAAGATACCAGAGTATAAAATTTCAATAATACCAAACGGTATTGATCCGGCTGAGTTTGATATCCAAGTTAATCCACTGGATGTTAAACGTAATATAGGTATAGGGGAAGATAAAAAGCTTGTTCTTTTCGTAGGACGTATAACAAGCCAAAAAGGTGTAACATATCTTATTAAAGCAGTACCTAAAGTGATAAACATGCATCCAGATGCGCGCTTCCTAATAGTTG
This is a stretch of genomic DNA from Thermoprotei archaeon. It encodes these proteins:
- a CDS encoding adenosylhomocysteinase; the protein is MLRCRVVYKIKDPSLADEGERQIEWARYNMPVLRSLEKEFSKSRPLEGVRIGACLHVTKETGVLMMLLLMGGAEIALAGSNPLSTQDDVAAELVRRGVHVYAWRRETEDEYYWALNKVYEFSPNITMDDGGDLTVLLHKNKASNVWGGTEETTTGVYRLKALEREGLLLYPIIAVNDAKTKYLFDNRYGTGQSALDGIMRATNMLISGKTVVVAGYGWVGRGIAVRARGLGARVIVVEADPIKALEAVMDGYEVMNMNEASIRGDIFITATGNTSVIRAEHMRKMKDGVVLANAGHFNVEVSVRDLELLSKSSYEVRKNVKAYVLQDGKRIYLIAEGRLVNLVAAEGHPSEVMDMSFSLQALSVKYLVENKDRLKKAVYNVPEDIDKLVATLKLQSMGVTIEKLTEEQEKYLKSWSLGT
- a CDS encoding glycosyltransferase family 4 protein, with protein sequence MHVLMYTWEFPPRIVGGLARHVYHLSRALARKGVEVTVITLEFPGASWSEVTDNVNVERVRVEVGHPSFLSWIFLFNHFMEKRFALLKKSVDIIHGHDWLVSLASISTKHFINKPLVFTYHSTERGRVGTLSTPDSFTIDGLEWWCGYEASSVIVTSRSMMNEVANSFKIPEYKISIIPNGIDPAEFDIQVNPLDVKRNIGIGEDKKLVLFVGRITSQKGVTYLIKAVPKVINMHPDARFLIVGDGWELGTVKNMISSMNLGNYVKTLGFLPDHAVKSLMKAADVIVIPSIYEPFGIVALEAMISGAPLVASDVGGLSEIVEHGKTGLKVYPANPDSIAWGINTILSDPKWAKSMAQNALNTIKEKYNWDVIALKTIEVYKKAIT